A stretch of the Acidobacteriota bacterium genome encodes the following:
- a CDS encoding aryldialkylphosphatase — protein sequence MTILQKRLLLVAGLLAAAGLIWVPMAGSAGSAGSAIPDISGKILTVRGPIDPGMVGPTIMHEHVLLDYRGRPKEGLTATEAAFYEEPVSLRNLSRLRSWVSPNADNLILGDVDVAIREVLEFKRWGGSGIVDCTSIGLGRDPTGLLQVSNATGLHIVMGAGWYTHAFHPADMGSRTVEELTEIIIKDITVGAEGTAVRSGIIGEVGVGNELNPNELKSTRAAARASRATGAAVSFHHAGRGEQKFTVLDMVEAEGADLNRVIIGHSNHIATQIPYMKRLLERGVYIQFDLMGEVIPRLGRIHDYDTVRSIVQLIRDGYADRLLLSQDVCTKTMMKTYGGQGFSFVMEFVLPELRRLGAPEEALHQIMVENPRRVLTFAKPG from the coding sequence ATGACCATTCTCCAAAAACGACTCCTACTGGTTGCCGGGCTGCTCGCGGCTGCGGGACTGATCTGGGTTCCGATGGCCGGCAGCGCCGGCAGCGCCGGCAGCGCCATTCCCGACATCTCGGGCAAGATCCTGACGGTGAGGGGACCCATCGACCCGGGGATGGTGGGGCCGACGATCATGCACGAGCACGTGCTGCTCGACTATCGCGGAAGGCCGAAGGAGGGGCTTACGGCCACTGAAGCGGCTTTCTACGAGGAGCCCGTCTCCCTCAGGAACCTGAGCCGGCTTCGCTCCTGGGTCTCGCCCAACGCGGACAACCTGATTCTGGGCGACGTGGACGTGGCGATCCGCGAAGTCCTGGAGTTCAAGCGCTGGGGCGGCAGCGGGATCGTGGACTGCACCAGCATCGGACTGGGACGCGACCCGACGGGCCTGCTGCAGGTCTCCAACGCCACCGGGCTGCACATCGTCATGGGCGCCGGCTGGTACACCCACGCCTTCCATCCAGCAGACATGGGTTCCCGGACGGTAGAGGAACTGACCGAGATCATCATCAAGGACATCACCGTTGGAGCCGAGGGCACGGCGGTCCGGTCCGGCATCATCGGTGAAGTGGGCGTGGGAAATGAACTCAATCCCAATGAACTCAAGAGCACCCGGGCCGCCGCCCGCGCCAGCCGGGCCACCGGCGCCGCCGTTTCCTTTCACCACGCCGGTCGCGGCGAGCAGAAATTCACCGTCCTGGACATGGTGGAGGCGGAGGGCGCCGATCTGAACCGGGTCATCATCGGTCACTCCAACCACATCGCCACCCAGATCCCCTACATGAAGCGCCTCTTGGAGCGGGGGGTCTACATCCAATTCGACCTCATGGGAGAGGTGATCCCCCGGCTGGGACGGATCCACGACTACGATACGGTCCGGTCCATCGTCCAACTGATCCGGGACGGATACGCGGACCGGTTGCTCCTCTCACAGGACGTCTGCACCAAGACCATGATGAAGACGTACGGGGGCCAGGGGTTTTCCTTCGTGATGGAGTTTGTCCTGCCCGAGTTGAGACGCCTGGGAGCACCGGAGGAGGCGCTCCATCAGATCATGGTGGAGAACCCGCGCCGGGTTCTGACCTTCGCCAAGCCGGGATAG
- a CDS encoding DUF1553 domain-containing protein: MSAILPTGLVFRQVPAAVVAVLAGVALLSAPPSGSAGDEAPVDFQSQVRPILSDSCFECHGPDPKARLADLRLDLEEGVFSQRPAGSPVAPGDPESSLVYQRITHPDAALRMPPKYAHKELTEDQIQVVRRWIEEGAPWEEHWSFAPLTRPPLPQVQSPEWVRNPIDRFVLARLEKEGLTPAREADRRTLARRTSLDLTGLPPLPHEVEQFVADASSDAYSRWVDGRMRSAAYGEHRGRYWLDAARYGDTHGLHIDNYREMWAYRDWVIRAFNRNLPFDQFTVEQLAGDLLPDPTPEQLVATGFHRCNITTNEGGVIKEEVEVMYAKDRVDTTGTVWLGLTVGCATCHDHKFDPITQKDFYSLAAFFRNTTQKPLDGNAFDPPPVMIVPARSDAIRWEELRQEEPAAREKRDQIEQAADEEFRRWLDSDRHLDLDLDEFDGSQVFSLELGETPHLRAGSEKRELALSGSSRIDRSGAVPSLELPDESYLEIEDFPGLEADRPFTLSVTFRFWKGGSRMMLARQVDPDNENRGWSLEISGDRPSLNLQVKDGRNMGIRGVEENKLVPDQWHNVIVTYDGLRQRTGMNLYLDGTVVPTQSFGRAIRVLEGSIKNSTPLVLGAGDRPSAGKFDFLNGSIRQFRILNRSVGESEARLLAQWDSLTALRKQDAAKPNAVDREALRAYFLVRRHAEFGEVARHLKSLQDERRAILRGSSLTHVMRENAESDPMAHILRRGMYDQRGDEVQPATPGVLPAMDPDLPRNRLGLARWLVSDDNPLTSRVMVNRFWQEVFGTGLVRTSEDFGSQGEAPTHPELLDWLAVEFRDSGWDVKHLFGLMLDSATYRQSARATDEKVKKDPGNRLFSRGPRFRMDGEMVRDYALAASGLLERRIGGRSVKTYQPEGLWEAVAMEGSNTRFYKQDSGSDIYRRSLYTFWKRAAPPPQLVVFNAPTREECTVRRERTNTPLQALLTLNGVQFFEAARHLAQRAMQAAPGADQRLDFMASHLLARSLHEAEQEVARKAFSDYLSYYGDHPDQAGKALSVGDSEADESLPKAEFAAWTMVANQLMNLDEVLNK; encoded by the coding sequence ATGAGTGCTATCTTGCCTACAGGTTTGGTTTTCAGACAGGTTCCAGCGGCTGTTGTGGCGGTGCTCGCCGGTGTTGCGTTGTTGAGTGCGCCGCCGTCGGGCTCGGCGGGGGACGAGGCGCCGGTGGACTTTCAGTCGCAGGTGCGTCCCATCCTTTCCGACTCCTGCTTCGAGTGTCACGGCCCGGATCCCAAGGCCCGGTTGGCTGACTTGAGACTGGACCTGGAGGAGGGCGTCTTTTCCCAGCGGCCCGCGGGGTCGCCGGTTGCTCCAGGTGACCCGGAGTCAAGCCTCGTCTACCAGCGGATCACCCACCCGGATGCCGCGCTGCGGATGCCGCCCAAGTACGCCCACAAGGAACTGACGGAAGATCAGATCCAGGTGGTGCGGCGTTGGATCGAGGAGGGAGCTCCGTGGGAGGAGCACTGGTCCTTCGCTCCTCTGACCCGGCCCCCGCTCCCCCAGGTCCAGTCCCCGGAATGGGTCCGCAATCCCATCGACCGCTTTGTCCTGGCCCGACTCGAGAAGGAGGGCTTGACGCCGGCCCGGGAGGCGGACCGCCGCACGTTGGCTCGGCGGACCTCCCTGGACCTCACCGGGTTGCCGCCCCTCCCGCATGAGGTGGAGCAGTTCGTGGCGGATGCCTCTTCGGATGCTTACTCCAGGTGGGTCGACGGCCGGATGCGGTCCGCAGCTTACGGGGAGCACCGGGGCCGCTATTGGCTCGATGCGGCCCGCTACGGCGACACCCACGGCCTGCACATCGACAACTACCGCGAGATGTGGGCCTATCGCGACTGGGTCATCCGGGCCTTCAACCGGAACCTTCCCTTCGACCAGTTTACGGTGGAGCAATTGGCCGGCGACCTGCTGCCGGACCCGACACCGGAGCAACTCGTCGCCACCGGTTTCCATCGCTGCAACATCACCACCAACGAAGGGGGCGTCATCAAGGAGGAAGTGGAGGTCATGTACGCCAAGGACCGGGTCGACACCACCGGCACGGTCTGGCTGGGCCTGACGGTGGGCTGCGCCACCTGCCACGACCACAAGTTCGATCCCATCACCCAGAAGGACTTTTACTCGTTGGCCGCCTTCTTCCGCAATACGACCCAGAAACCCCTTGACGGGAATGCCTTCGACCCGCCTCCCGTGATGATCGTGCCGGCCAGAAGCGACGCCATCAGGTGGGAGGAACTGAGGCAGGAAGAGCCGGCTGCCAGAGAGAAGCGGGACCAGATCGAGCAGGCCGCGGACGAGGAGTTCCGCCGCTGGCTGGACTCGGACCGGCATCTCGATTTGGATCTGGACGAATTCGACGGTTCCCAGGTCTTCTCCCTGGAACTGGGGGAGACGCCCCATCTCCGCGCCGGTTCGGAGAAAAGAGAACTAGCGTTGTCCGGTTCCTCCCGAATCGATCGGTCGGGCGCCGTCCCGTCTCTGGAATTGCCCGATGAGTCTTACCTGGAGATCGAGGATTTCCCAGGGCTCGAAGCAGACCGGCCCTTCACCCTTTCCGTGACCTTCCGGTTTTGGAAGGGGGGCTCCCGCATGATGCTGGCCCGGCAGGTCGATCCCGATAACGAAAACCGCGGCTGGAGTCTGGAGATCAGCGGCGACCGGCCGTCGCTGAACCTCCAGGTGAAGGATGGCCGCAACATGGGGATCCGCGGCGTCGAGGAGAACAAGCTGGTGCCGGATCAGTGGCACAACGTGATTGTCACCTATGACGGGCTGCGCCAGCGTACGGGCATGAACCTCTACCTCGACGGCACCGTCGTTCCTACCCAGAGCTTCGGCCGGGCCATCCGGGTCCTGGAGGGATCGATCAAAAACAGCACGCCCTTGGTGCTGGGCGCCGGAGACCGGCCGTCCGCCGGCAAGTTCGACTTTCTGAACGGTTCGATCCGTCAGTTCAGGATTCTGAACCGGTCGGTGGGGGAGTCCGAAGCCCGGCTGTTGGCGCAGTGGGATTCGCTGACTGCGTTGCGGAAACAGGACGCGGCAAAGCCGAATGCCGTAGACCGGGAGGCGCTCCGGGCCTATTTTCTGGTTCGCCGGCACGCCGAGTTCGGGGAGGTGGCCCGGCACTTGAAATCGCTTCAGGACGAGCGGCGCGCGATCCTCCGCGGGAGCAGTCTGACCCACGTGATGCGGGAGAACGCGGAAAGCGATCCCATGGCCCACATCCTCCGCCGCGGGATGTACGACCAGCGGGGCGATGAGGTGCAGCCGGCCACCCCGGGCGTTCTGCCCGCCATGGACCCGGACCTCCCGCGGAACCGGCTGGGATTGGCGCGTTGGCTGGTGTCGGACGACAATCCTCTCACCAGCAGGGTCATGGTGAATCGCTTCTGGCAGGAGGTATTCGGAACCGGCTTGGTGAGGACGTCGGAAGACTTCGGGTCCCAAGGGGAGGCGCCGACGCACCCTGAGCTTCTGGACTGGCTGGCGGTGGAATTCCGGGATTCGGGTTGGGACGTGAAGCATCTCTTCGGCCTGATGCTGGATTCGGCCACCTACCGGCAGTCGGCCCGGGCCACGGACGAGAAGGTCAAGAAGGATCCGGGAAACCGCCTCTTCTCGCGGGGTCCCCGATTTCGCATGGACGGGGAGATGGTGCGGGACTACGCCCTGGCCGCCAGTGGACTGCTGGAGCGTCGAATCGGCGGACGCAGCGTCAAGACGTACCAGCCGGAGGGGCTGTGGGAAGCGGTGGCCATGGAGGGCAGCAACACCCGCTTCTACAAGCAGGACTCGGGATCGGACATTTACCGGAGGAGCCTTTACACCTTCTGGAAGCGGGCCGCGCCTCCGCCGCAACTGGTGGTCTTCAATGCTCCCACGCGGGAGGAATGCACGGTTCGGCGCGAGCGCACCAACACCCCCTTGCAGGCCCTGCTGACGCTCAATGGAGTCCAGTTTTTCGAAGCCGCCCGCCATCTGGCCCAGCGGGCCATGCAGGCGGCGCCGGGTGCGGACCAGCGGCTCGACTTCATGGCCTCCCATCTCTTGGCGCGTTCTCTCCATGAGGCGGAGCAGGAGGTGGCCCGGAAGGCTTTCAGCGATTACCTGAGCTATTACGGGGACCACCCCGACCAGGCTGGGAAAGCCCTCTCGGTGGGCGATTCCGAAGCCGACGAGAGCCTTCCCAAGGCCGAGTTCGCCGCTTGGACCATGGTGGCCAATCAGCTCATGAATCTGGACGAGGTGTTGAACAAATGA